TTTAATCAAAATGCGTTAACTGCGGCTCATCGCTCTTTACCTTTCGGTACAAGAGTTAAGGTGACTAATCTTAATAATGGTCGCTCAGTGGTAGTGCGTATTAATGATAGAGGTCCTTTTACTCGTGGTCGTATTGTCGATTTATCGGCTGGAGCGGCTAGGGTAATTGGCTTGAAAAGTAGTGGTGTTGCCCCTGTTCGTATTCAAATTTTAGGACGATAAGTTTCACTAGACCTTGTTTTGTGATCATAACTATCAGCTATGGTCTTAGGATATTGGGGAGTTTTAAGTCCTTTAAATTCCCTTTATTATAAGGATGAAACTATTTCAGAGTGGGTTTCACAATTTATTATCCTCACCCCCAATCCCTCTCCCAAAGGAGAGGAGTAAAAGAATATTTGATAACTTTTCAAATACTCTCTAAGACTCTAACTAACCTCAGTTCGGTTTAAGAATATCCAACAAGGTTAGGTGTCAGGTTGCAGGTTGCAGGCGTTAGGGGTTTTTAGCAAGGGGCTTAAGCCCCTTGTTTAAGTTAGTTCGGGTTAAGGCAATTTTATCGTTATTTCTAAGAAGAAGCTATAAGGTTTTCTGACTACGAGTTGGGATGCTTTCAGCTTATCCAAAACTCAGGTTAACTAACTAAGCGACAATGCCCCTCTCCCACATGACCCAAAGATTGAAGATTTTTTTCTAGTTTTTCATAATCTTCTGGGGATAGTTGGGCTTTCATGGTTGCTAAATCAATATTTAATTCTCCATTATTGGAAAGTTGTGCTAGGGGTTGAAATCCGATCGCACCTACATTAATCTCATCTTCTGGGGTTGCCTCGCCATCTCCAAAAATATGGTCAAAATGGAAAGTTGTTTCTAATTGGGCATCTTTCCCCGCTTCTAAAACCCCCTTTCTTTCATCTCCCACAAATTCCCCACATTGATATTCTAGGGGTATGGGTAAGTTAAGAACAAAATTAATAGTTTCACCATCTTTTACTGCTATACCATCAAGAACAATACTAGAATTGCTTTGGGCATCATTGATTAATTTCCACGAAATAGCATTATATACTCCCGTGGGTGCGATCGCTTCTGCTACTATGATGGGAGAAGCATTTTCATCTCCTTGAGCCAAATCAATAGTTATCGCCTCATCAACTAAAATAATAGACTCAGAAGCGTTAATCATCTCGTCACTTTCAGCATTAAAAGGAGGGTCAGTTTGATATGCAATGACTTCATCAAGAGTAACGTAAGCATGATTAAAATCGATACGCCAACCATCTTTACTTGTAAAGCCCTGACGAATAAAATCTTCTCCATTGGCCACAAGAGTTAAAGTCTCCCCTGCATAATCTTCATTTTCGCTCACAGTAGTATTAGAAGAGTTATTACCGCAAGAAGATAGAAATAAAATAGCGATGAAGCTAACAAAACTAAAATTAAACCAATTTTTCACAATTATTAGGGTTTTCACATATTTTTACCAAACAACCTTAATAATGAAAGAATATTTATTTTTCTACAATGCTGTAACCCCCCATGGGTATTTTGCAACTTCACCTCAGTTCGGTTTAAGAATATCCGATAAGGTTAGGTGTCAGGTTGCAGGTTGCAGGTGGTAGGGGTTTTTAGCAAGGGGCTTAAGCCCCTTGTTTAAGTCAGTTCGGATTAAGGCAATTTTATCGTTATTTCTAAGAAGAAGCTATAAGGTTTTCTGACTACGAGTTGGGATGCTTTCAGCTTATCCAAAACTCAGGTTAAAGTAATATATAAAAGAATTTGTAGTTGAGGAATTTTATGTTGAAAAAAATATCTCGTTTTCTGGGTTTAATTTTTTTTGTGAGTATTATTAGTATTTTTATTATTAATAAAGCTACTGTCGCTCATGAAAAACCATTAGTAGATAATGGACAAATAGTTAGCCAAAATTCAGAGGCAATCAATGTTAGAATCATTCCCCTAAAAGATAATATCTATATGCTAACAGGAGAAGGCGGTAATATTGGACTTTCCGTTGGAGATGATGGAGTTTTAATGATTGACAGTCAATTTGCTTATCTATCAGATAAAATCAAAGATGAAATTAAGCTCATCAATAGAAGACCCGTTAATTATTTAATCAATACTCATTATCATTTTGACCACGTCGGAGGTAATGAAAACTTTGCTAATGACGGAGCGGTTATTATCGCCCACGATAACACTTTTAAACAGATGCAAAAAGACCACTCTTATCCTGTCTTAGGAATGGATGTAAAAGCATCTCCTGCTTCGGCACTACCAAAAATTACTTTTAATGATGTGAGTAATTTTCACGTTAACGGTAATCATATCAAGGCTTTTGCTGTCCCACCTGCTCATACAAATAGCGATATTGTGATTCATTTTGCCAAAGAAAATATTATTCATACAGGAGATTTATTTTTTAATGGCTTCTATCCTTTTATTGACACAGAGGCTGGAGGATCTATTGATGGTATGATTTCTGCTATTGACCAAATTTTGGCGTTGTCTAATGAGCAAACTATTATTATACCGGGTCATGGAGAAAGAGGCGATCGCGCTTCTTTAATTAAATTTCAAGAGATGTTAAAAACAGTTAATGAAAGAGTAAAAGAGAGAATAGCTCAAAACATGACTTTAGATGACATTATCTCAGAAAAACCCCTTGCAGATTTAGATCAAGAATGGGGTGACGGTTTTCTAACTTCTGATCAATTTTTAACTATTGCCTATCAAGGTATAAAAAATTAAGAATTAAGAAAAGGGCAATGGGCAAAGGTAAATAGTGAATAGTGAATAGTTGATAATTAAAAATTAAGAATTAAGAATGAAAAACCACGAATACTTATTACTTACTTATTACTTATTTATTATTTATTACTTGTTTCTCCCTCTCCCCTCATCCCCTCATCCCCTCATCCCCCTATCCCCAACACCTGCAACCTGAAACCCGATACCTACCCTTATCCAATATACTTAAACCGAAGTGAGGTTGATTAAACTTTTACTTGTAAAGACTTGAGATATTCGGTATTCACTCCAGACTCTCTGACAAGGGCAACTTTTCCTGTTCGGGCTATTTCTTTAATACCAAATTTACTTAACATAGAAATAATTGCCACCATTTTACCCGGATCACCCACTACCTCTAAAATAAGACTATCATCAGAAATATCTACTACCTTTGCTCTAAAAATCTGAACAATTTGTAAAACTTCACTACGATTACTGCTATTAGCACTGACTTTTACTAACATTAACTCTCTTTCGACACAAGGAATTTTAGTAATATCAGTAACTTTAATAACATTAATTAATTTATGTAATTGTTTTGTTAGTTGCTCAATGGTATCATCATCACCGGGGACAACCATTGTTATTCTTGAAATACCAGATTGTTCAGCAGGTCCTACTGCCAAACTTTCAATATTAAAACCCCTACGGGCAAATAAACCAGCAATTCTTGTTAAAACCCCTGCTTCATCTTCTACCAAAACTGAGATAGTATGCTTCATTGATGTTTAGATACTGAATGCGTTAACAATAATAAGGATTGAAAGAGAATTAATTGTCGATACGTTATGCGAAATTTTATCTTAGACGCAGTCACCGAAGGTGCGACTACGTTGATCGCACTGATAATATAAATAATTAATTCAACATCCCATTTTATCAAAATCAACGACACCGAGCTAGTAACCCATCAATTTATTAGCTGTTATCAGAAAAAAGAAGTTTAACCTTATTTTCAAAATTTATTGACATTTATTTCTATTTATAGCTATTATATGAAACCATATCTTGTTAGTAGATATTCGCAATAAAAATCTTCATTACAAAAAACTGATGCAACAACTCTGTAATGATTTAGGGCAAATGATGTCATCAGCCCCTCATTCAACAACGGTACAAATGCGATCGCTGCCAGGGAATCATTCTCGGGCATACCTCGATCGTCAACAACTCCGAGAATCCAATGCCCGTAGTTATCCAAGGCGAATTCCCATGGCGATTCGCGAAGCAAAAGGGATTTTTGTGACGGATGTGGACGGAAATGTCTATTTTGACTGTCTGGCAGGGGCTGGAACTCTTGCCCTAGGGCATAATCATCCAGCAGTCATCGAAGCAATGCAACAAACATTGACAGGAAATTATCCCTTGCATACTTTGGATTTGACCACACCGATTAAGGATCGTTTCGTAGAAGAATTATTCGCCAGTTTGCCAGAAAATTTTGCCAAACGAGCAAAGATTCAATTTTGTGGTCCCACGGGGGCTGATGCGGTGGAAGCGGCTCTTAAATTGGTGAAAACAGCCACAGGGCGACGGAGTGTCCTCTCGTTTTCCGGAGGTTATCATGGCATGAGTCACGGAGCTTTAAGTTTAACGGGGAATATTGCTCCCAAGTCTGCGGTGCCGGGGTTGATGGCGGATGTTCATTTTCTTCCTTATCCCTATGATTATCGTTGCCCCTTTGGGGTGGGTGGTGACAATGGACATAAGATTAGTAGTCGTTATATCGAGTATTTATTGGAAGATCCAGAAAGTGGAATTGTGCCACCTGCGGGTATGATTTTGGAGGTTGTCCAAGGTGAAGGGGGGGTGATTCCTGCTCCAGATGCTTGGTTGCAGGAGATGAGACGAATTACCAGCGAACGGGATATTCCCTTAATTGTGGATGAAATTCAAACCGGCTGGGGACGCACGGGAAATTTATATGCCTTTGAAAGGTCGGGGATTACCCCGGATGTGTTGTTACTGTCCAAGGCGATTGGTGGTTCTTTGCCTTTGTCAGTGGTTCTGTATGATGAGAAACTCGATTTATGGAAACCGGGCGCCCATGCTGGTACATTCCGAGGTAATCAGTTGGCTATGGCAGCGGGTACTGCCACACTTAAGTATATCATGGAAAATCAACTGGTTGATTCTGTAAAAGTTTTGGGCGATCGCCTGATGCAGAATTTACAACAGATTCAAGGGAATCATCCTTGTATTGGTGATGTGCGAGGACGAGGATTGATGGTGGGGGTAGAGATTGTTAATCCCCATGGTGGTAAGACTGCATATCCAGAACTAGCAAGAAAAATTCAAAAGGCTTGTCTGGAACGGGGTTTAATTTTAGAGTTGGGCGGACGTTTTGGTACTGTAGTTCGTTTTCTCCCACCTTTGATTATCACGGCAGATCAAATTGATGCCATCAGTGAAATATTTGCCCAAGCGGTAGAGGCTGTAAACTGATTTTTACATCAAATTTTCAGCAGTGTAATTGACCAATAGTTAATAGATTTCAAAGGAGCTAGGAGCAAAAGTAAACCTATCTAGGACAAGGGGCAAACCCCCCTTTATCCCCCCTCTCGAGGGGGGAGGGCAAAAGTGTTTAATTAACCTCCCCCTCTCTCCTCATCCCATTATTCATTTATCCATTTTTTCTATGTCATCATCGAGTCAGGCACGTCCTTTTGACCGATATTTTCTGACGGCTCAAACAGAAAGTATTGAAAGTTATCAAGAGGCGATCGCCCTTACCCAAGAACTAATAGTTAATAATATTTTGCAAGAAGATAAACCTTATTTTGGGTTAAATCCTTCCTTATTGCAAGAGAGTTTTCGGGATTTTTGTCCAAAAAACTTTACTCAGCAAGATTATCCACAAATTGAGCCTGAATTAGCCGAAATCATCCGCCATGGCGCCATGGTGACTCACCCCGCCTGTGTTGCCCATCTCCACTGTCCTCCCCTGATTCCTGCGATCGCTGCTGAACTGATCATCGGCAGTTTAAATCAATCGATGGATTCTTGGGATCAAAGCCCCAGTGCAACTATTTTGGAGCAACAATTAACCCGATGGCTCTGTGATTTGTTTGGTTACAGCAACTCTGCTGACGGCACTTTTACCAGTGGTGGTACTCAATCCAATTTGATGGGATTACTATTGGCGAGGGATAACTATGCCAAAACCCATTTAAAATGGCACATTCAACGGCAGGGATTACCCCCAGAAGCCCAACAATTTCGGATTTTTTGTTCCGATGTGGCTCACTTTACCATTCGTCAGGGAGCGGCGATTCTGGGGTTGGGGGAAAATGGGGTTATTCCCATTGAAACCGATGAAAATTTCCAGCTTAAACCAGAGATTTTATCGGCAAAACTAAGAACTTTACAACAGGATAATTTACGACCCATTGCCATCGTTGCCACAGCGGGAACTACGGATTTTGGTAGTATCGATCCCTTACCTGAATTGGCAAAAATTGCCCGAGATCATGGTTTGTGGTTTCATGTTGATGCCGCCTATGGTGGTGCCTTAAAACTCAGTCAAAATCATGGTCATAAACTCAAAGGCATTGAACTTGCCGACTCCATCACCGTTGACTTTCATAAACTCTTTTATCAACCCATTAGTTGCGGTGCGTTTTTGCTCAAAAATCAGGCTAATTTTGGCTTAATCAAGCTCCATGCTGACTATCTCAACCCAGAAAGCAATGAAGCTCAGGGTATCCCCGATTTAGTAACTAAATCTATTCAAACTACCCGACGGTTTGATGCCTTAAAGTTATGGCTATCTTTGAAAACCTTGGGGGTGGAAACCTTTGGGGAAATGATTGATAGCACCATTGAGTTAGCAGGGGCGATCGCACTTATTATTGCCGAAGATGCAGAATTGGAGTTGGCGAATATACCCACCATCAACGCCGTTGTCTTTCGCTACCAACCCAGTCAAGGAACAGCAACCGAAATTGATCGCATCAATGAACAAATCCCCAAAAAATTGATGCTCGAAGGCAAAGGGATTATTGCTCAAACCCAAGTCAAGGGCAGAAACTATCTCAAA
This is a stretch of genomic DNA from Cyanobacterium aponinum PCC 10605. It encodes these proteins:
- a CDS encoding DUF4382 domain-containing protein, yielding MKNWFNFSFVSFIAILFLSSCGNNSSNTTVSENEDYAGETLTLVANGEDFIRQGFTSKDGWRIDFNHAYVTLDEVIAYQTDPPFNAESDEMINASESIILVDEAITIDLAQGDENASPIIVAEAIAPTGVYNAISWKLINDAQSNSSIVLDGIAVKDGETINFVLNLPIPLEYQCGEFVGDERKGVLEAGKDAQLETTFHFDHIFGDGEATPEDEINVGAIGFQPLAQLSNNGELNIDLATMKAQLSPEDYEKLEKNLQSLGHVGEGHCRLVS
- a CDS encoding MBL fold metallo-hydrolase, producing the protein MLKKISRFLGLIFFVSIISIFIINKATVAHEKPLVDNGQIVSQNSEAINVRIIPLKDNIYMLTGEGGNIGLSVGDDGVLMIDSQFAYLSDKIKDEIKLINRRPVNYLINTHYHFDHVGGNENFANDGAVIIAHDNTFKQMQKDHSYPVLGMDVKASPASALPKITFNDVSNFHVNGNHIKAFAVPPAHTNSDIVIHFAKENIIHTGDLFFNGFYPFIDTEAGGSIDGMISAIDQILALSNEQTIIIPGHGERGDRASLIKFQEMLKTVNERVKERIAQNMTLDDIISEKPLADLDQEWGDGFLTSDQFLTIAYQGIKN
- the ilvN gene encoding acetolactate synthase small subunit, with translation MKHTISVLVEDEAGVLTRIAGLFARRGFNIESLAVGPAEQSGISRITMVVPGDDDTIEQLTKQLHKLINVIKVTDITKIPCVERELMLVKVSANSSNRSEVLQIVQIFRAKVVDISDDSLILEVVGDPGKMVAIISMLSKFGIKEIARTGKVALVRESGVNTEYLKSLQVKV
- a CDS encoding aspartate aminotransferase family protein encodes the protein MLVDIRNKNLHYKKLMQQLCNDLGQMMSSAPHSTTVQMRSLPGNHSRAYLDRQQLRESNARSYPRRIPMAIREAKGIFVTDVDGNVYFDCLAGAGTLALGHNHPAVIEAMQQTLTGNYPLHTLDLTTPIKDRFVEELFASLPENFAKRAKIQFCGPTGADAVEAALKLVKTATGRRSVLSFSGGYHGMSHGALSLTGNIAPKSAVPGLMADVHFLPYPYDYRCPFGVGGDNGHKISSRYIEYLLEDPESGIVPPAGMILEVVQGEGGVIPAPDAWLQEMRRITSERDIPLIVDEIQTGWGRTGNLYAFERSGITPDVLLLSKAIGGSLPLSVVLYDEKLDLWKPGAHAGTFRGNQLAMAAGTATLKYIMENQLVDSVKVLGDRLMQNLQQIQGNHPCIGDVRGRGLMVGVEIVNPHGGKTAYPELARKIQKACLERGLILELGGRFGTVVRFLPPLIITADQIDAISEIFAQAVEAVN
- a CDS encoding pyridoxal phosphate-dependent decarboxylase family protein encodes the protein MSSSSQARPFDRYFLTAQTESIESYQEAIALTQELIVNNILQEDKPYFGLNPSLLQESFRDFCPKNFTQQDYPQIEPELAEIIRHGAMVTHPACVAHLHCPPLIPAIAAELIIGSLNQSMDSWDQSPSATILEQQLTRWLCDLFGYSNSADGTFTSGGTQSNLMGLLLARDNYAKTHLKWHIQRQGLPPEAQQFRIFCSDVAHFTIRQGAAILGLGENGVIPIETDENFQLKPEILSAKLRTLQQDNLRPIAIVATAGTTDFGSIDPLPELAKIARDHGLWFHVDAAYGGALKLSQNHGHKLKGIELADSITVDFHKLFYQPISCGAFLLKNQANFGLIKLHADYLNPESNEAQGIPDLVTKSIQTTRRFDALKLWLSLKTLGVETFGEMIDSTIELAGAIALIIAEDAELELANIPTINAVVFRYQPSQGTATEIDRINEQIPKKLMLEGKGIIAQTQVKGRNYLKFTLLNPLTTLKDLQKLLIEIKSLGQTLHTTDINHELKKNC